In Rhipicephalus sanguineus isolate Rsan-2018 chromosome 1, BIME_Rsan_1.4, whole genome shotgun sequence, the DNA window AAATTATTAATAGAGAGAGCGAaattattagaaggcagagaggttatcGTACTCTGTTTTAAAAGTGCAACGGTGCCCTTTAAATGCTTGTGAACGCAATCAGACAGGTTTTGTTCAGTCCACGGCTGCATTAGAACGTCACAATCCTCGTGACTCTGCGTTCGAAAATGATCGTTCCCATTCCCTCTCACATGCGTTGCAGATCTGAAGACCAGTGGAATTCTTGCCTCGCGATAAACGATGATCGGAACGTATCTAAAGTGTGTTGTGCTACCTTCGTTTGTCGATTTATCCGCTCGCTAAGTTGTGTGTCTTGGTGCTGCTGCCAGTATACGGCAAGCTTTCGAGCAAGCGCGGAATTGGCGATGGCCGACCAGGTGGCATATTCCGCGCGAGTAGACCACAGCACACAATCGAAGCCGTAAATGCGCAGATAGCTACTGTGTTCGATATCTACACAGACTTCCTCAGCACTCTAAAGCACTTCATGAAAACTTGCAGCCCGCAATGAAGTTACAAAGATATTCATAATTTTCACAGGCCATCCCCACTCTTCATCTGTGTTCGCTCGGACACTGAATGCTGGGACATGGTCAGAACGAGAGCAATAATCAAGCGGAAAGAAATGCTCCTCATAACTTCGCGCCAGAAGTCGCTCTCTCTACTCTCCCTTCAGACCCCTACTCCATCCTTTTATCCGCAAGATCACTTTTCTGTCGAGACACACGCGTCTTAATACCTCCGTATGCCTTCTTTTTCCCCTTCAGTCCTTCACGGGATCCTCTCTTCAATGAGTACAGGCTGGGGTGGTCATTAATAAATTCCACCAACAGGGCCTGGGGTACAAAACCTGAAGATCTAGTGAACTGACCAAAGTGTGCTGCTCCACGGCCCTCTATCGCGTCAACCCTCGCGTGAGGGGAGCAGGAAAAGCTTCGTACTGTTAAATTCTTCTACTGCGCTATCTTTCGTATCGGTACCTCCTTTTAGACAACACACACCGCGGAATCTGCCCACAACAGAGGCTGAAAACCCATGTTATACAGAAAAGTGAGGTCAATTCACTATGAAATCATTTGGAATAGATTAACCCGCTCCACAATACAAAGCAACAAAGCAGCCTATAGCAAGTCCGACCTAGCAAGTCCCCGATCGCCTGTTTCTGGATTCTTCGTGACGTAAAAGCCGGCGCAGAAAAAAGGGACAACGGTGTCCTATCTAGTATTGGCGGTTAGAAGAATAAACTGAAGCGTGTCGATACTGTTGATGGGAGCCTTATTTTTTACTAGCGGGCTCTCATCACGGTAGACATAACAAACGACTTCTACTTGCTCTCTGCCATGCGTCGGCATGCGCAATAGATTTTGGCTGGTTGTCACGACAAGCAACTGAGGATGATTATGTGACCGCACCGCTCCATGGCAGAGATTGAAGGAAGAACACCTAAGTCGGCAACATGCACCTGTAGAGCATGTCGCTACGTCATACCAGCGTGATCGCAGAGGCGGTACTTGAGTAGTTTTTGTGCACGTGCAACCACAACATAATCTTCACCTGTGTGCGCAGTGTCTGCTGCTACTCAGGTAGCCAGGCCCATCATAACAGCGAAACTTCTTCAATGAGTGAAACTCGAGATTAAGAGCTATCTCAGAAGAACGATGCGAATTATTCGGCAAAAGAAAGGCTCTCGAGCACACGTTGAAACCAACTGTTGCTGGATCAACAGATAATAGCGGATGGTCTTCCGAATGCCCACTTACTTGCGCCATATTGGGAATCAGTAGCGCTTATCCTGAGCTCAGAGCACATGCCAGTTCTGCTGCTTCGCGTTCGTTCGAAGATGCCGTGTGGTTGAGAGGGATTTCTGTTATACCGCACGCCAAGACAAGACGCTGTCTCTGCAAATGAGGGTTCGTAGCCTGttcttttatttgtttgcttTGAAAAACTACGCTACAGCGACCAGACCTGTGTTGAGAAGTTCAATTATAATACTGCTGTAGTACTTGCGGCAAATTTCGGGTAAAACGCTGGACACTTCGCTGGCGTCATAATATGCAAAAATAACGGTAGGAGGACGTTTGTTTGTGAAGACATTATTGTAATGCATGTTCTTTCACATTTCCAGCAGCTAAGCGCAAGACATCTTAATTATAACATCTTAATTGTATTACCTGATATTCCAGTGTACAAGATAAATTCGCAGCGTACAAGTGTTTCACCCTTGGTAGCATGGGTGTTATCTCGGAACGTTAAATCATCCTACAACATTGTGCTACACATATAGCGTCTGAAATGTAGGTGGGTTTCGGAAATAACCCTCTGGCTAATCAGTATTGTATTTCAGTTCACTTTGGCTACAACCTGGCGCACCCGCCTGCTGCACATACGGCGCCGATGCGAACGTGTCTTCCGGGAGAACCGCAAGGCTTCCTATGTGAGGGCTGCCTTCCAGCTGGCCAAGGAGTGGTCAGACGTGCTGCCTTTCATCAGCATGCTGCTACTCACTGGCGTCTCCGCGTTTGTACCTCTTATGGTCATGCGTTACTGGAAGGACGTAGTAGAGGAATCAAGGCGCGGAATCCCTTGGCGTCCGTGGTACGAGCGCGACCTGAGGAGTAATGGCTCCATGGACGACGAGGCTGACAACCCTCGCATTCTTGCCTGGGCAGCATCCGCTTTCCACTGGGAACCTGAGGAGCCGACGCCGACTAGTGACGAGCGCCTCTTGGAGCGCTGCTCCGTTCGTGCGGACCAAAGCCCTTGTTTCATCACCAGGGACAGAAATTATCTGAGGCGAGCCGACGCCATCCTCTTCGACACCAGCAGCGTCAACTACCGCGATGTGCCGACGTACCGGCACAAAGGACAGGTATGGGTAATCTTGGACCGAGGCCAACCCTTGAAGGAAGCCTCCAATGACCTGCGGTTGATGACCGCCGAATTCAACTGGACGATGTCGCAGCGCGATGACGCTGACGTGATAGTGCCGTACCGATCATGGACTACCGTGCCGAGCAACAAATCACTTGACAACTTCAACCGGAGCTTCAAATCAAAACCCAGGGCCTCGCTGTGGCTGGTGAGCAAGTGTGAGGCTGATCAAATTCACTCTTCAGCAAAAACCATTGAAAACATAACGACTGAATTTCAGTTTGCCCATTCTGTTGCGAATGCCAGCAGCGCCCACATCGTTGAGAACTGTGGTGGCATACAATGCCAGAAGAACCTTGACTCTTGCTTAAGGCAGTTTCAGAAGCAGTACTGCTTTGTATTCGTCGTCGACAGTTCACCCTGCTTTCAGCATCCGAAAAAGCTACTGTTCGGTGCTCTTCAGCACTCCATCATACCTGTGTATTTCGGACGTTCTAGACTAGGGAATACGGTGCCACCGATGTCAGTTCTGCAGGCCACCGCGGCTCCTACGGTGGGTCACGTTCTGAAAGAGATGTTCCAAATTTATCACAACTTCAAATATTACAGCGCTTACACGACGTGGAAAGAAAATTACGTCATCATTAAGCCAAAGAATGATCTGTGTGCGCTGTGCGATGCCCTGTACGAAAGTCGGCGTAGTACTTCAAGCAATGATGTTGTGGAGTGGCTGGGACGGTCCCAGGAACGCAAAGAATCGTGCAACGACCATCTGTATCCAAAGAACATCAGCCAGGCAAAAGAAATGGTCATCCCGATTCGTTCTACGTTCAGAGAGGAAGGATAAATATGTAGCGCTAATAAGAAATTGTTAGTGCGACCTTAGTCGCAAGTACCACGTCTGGGCAACCTTTCCCACGATACCTATGTATATGTTGTGGGACAAAATGTGAGCCACCTTTGTCACTTGTTGCACGGCCACAACGGCCGAAACAGATATGCAGTGTTTTTAGCGTTTAATGTGACAACCTTTACAGCTCGACTCATCCAGTGACAAGTGTTTTTGTGTGCCGCAATAAACTCTTACTTATCACAGGAGGGCACTAAAATGGGCTGGTTTGTGCATAATCAATGTCATCACTGAGTCCCCAGCGGCTCTTATGTGTATTGGATGTACGAATCCATGACAAATAGATACATGTGTATTATACGCTATATTAAACGAACTTTCGCAAGCTGCGTGGTCAAACCATCATGGTGTATTCCACTGGGTTCCGAGCCACTGCGGAATCAAAGGAAACGAAATGGCAGTTGAGTTGGCAAAAGCTTCTTTAAATTATTCCAAAACCCGTCTCATTCCCATGTCACAATCTGACATGCCGCATCCTGCAAGGAATAAACGCGAACTGTTTTTGTCAAACTGGTTAGCAGACAGCACAAAATAATCAATCCTACGCGCAATTGACGTCGATCCTGAGTACCAATTGGGCCCTCAGCTCCCGCGACGCATCGACACCCTCATACGAGCAGTTCACAGTCGTCTACAACTCTGAACTGCTTACACAAAGTACTTTTTACCCAGAATTCAGTGTGCATCACGTTCATGCGGCGATGTTGACGGGGATGTTTATCACCTGTTGCTCGACTGTACCAAGCACACCACACACAGACAGCAACTAGCGAACGGGAGCTCTATTTACGTACTGTACTCAGAACGAAGGTTTTCACTAGCAAAGATACTAGGCGCATGGCAATCAGAGGTCCACCATAGCGCGATGAAAGCCCTTCAACGCTTCTTTGAACACACTATTACTTGCGGTGAATACTGACTGGATTACATCGCGAGTGTGAAGTGTGGTTGTGTGTaccaaatacagtaaaacctcggtgatactatcacggctcgtacgaatttcggggtgatacgaatttttctgtggtcccggccaaggcccattagcctgcactgtattggagtacggctgttgcgaaccgatttgcgccccgcgacgtttgatacgaacgtacgctagcgcacaggtacgaacaggtgctgcccgcgctgtcgcggaagacccggcagtcacgcgcaggcgcgggcatgcgcgcttcgCGACCAtccacggtgcgtcgttgccttcgAGACAGTGCGGgcaaatcttggaggcctttaagcgccttcgcgtttagattacagatgaagttgacgtcgcgttttttttttttttttcccccgacgcgttgacgcgtgctcctgtgcttgaggcagcagcgtctttgtactgtgttaacacgtgcctgccacgtagatgcaagccatgtccccgcaatcagacgttctatcaaacaagactgaaacttgggctgcgggtccgcattgaagtcccattaaaggtggacgaaggccccaagagacgaagcggacggtcttggcgaatgagcttggcctctatcgtgtgcaaagcgcttcttaagtcactttcgccgcagtactttcttgtcatgcagaaaagagtAGTAGGATTAGTAAgggactactagcggtcacggggcacaacacatctggttcattaattacacacgcgcgcatgcaccgtacatttacgagtacaagtatgatcgttggcgtttaaaaactttactggcaatcattcagggctgttcatgacgtcgctgcggccctgagaaacactgaatcaaaacgtatgccaactttcttttgtcgcatactaattttccatgttttttggtgatacgaatttcggatgatacgaatatttttggtaaccccgcgagattcgtatcaccgaggttttactgtattagcgGAATGTGTTAGAACGGGAACTTTTGACAAGGCAACACTATATTTTTTGCTTAAATTTCATTTTATTCCTTTTGACCAAGTGACAAAGGAGTGACCGTCGCCAAGAAATAGCGACAActccttatttatttttatttcaagaaaAGCATTGCACTGACAATTGTCACAGAACATCTGACTGATATGAACTGGGCTGCTGTTGTTGAAACGAAAGCGGCTGATTTTCAGCTTGCCGCGGCGAAATGGAAATATGCCGGATGCAAGGATGTCTTTCGTTAGAAATTTGTATCGCACTGAAAACACCATAGCCTTATTTATTGACTTAGCT includes these proteins:
- the LOC119387653 gene encoding alpha-(1,3)-fucosyltransferase C; the protein is MRFTLATTWRTRLLHIRRRCERVFRENRKASYVRAAFQLAKEWSDVLPFISMLLLTGVSAFVPLMVMRYWKDVVEESRRGIPWRPWYERDLRSNGSMDDEADNPRILAWAASAFHWEPEEPTPTSDERLLERCSVRADQSPCFITRDRNYLRRADAILFDTSSVNYRDVPTYRHKGQVWVILDRGQPLKEASNDLRLMTAEFNWTMSQRDDADVIVPYRSWTTVPSNKSLDNFNRSFKSKPRASLWLVSKCEADQIHSSAKTIENITTEFQFAHSVANASSAHIVENCGGIQCQKNLDSCLRQFQKQYCFVFVVDSSPCFQHPKKLLFGALQHSIIPVYFGRSRLGNTVPPMSVLQATAAPTVGHVLKEMFQIYHNFKYYSAYTTWKENYVIIKPKNDLCALCDALYESRRSTSSNDVVEWLGRSQERKESCNDHLYPKNISQAKEMVIPIRSTFREEG